The following proteins are co-located in the Sporohalobacter salinus genome:
- a CDS encoding Spo0E family sporulation regulatory protein-aspartic acid phosphatase, with the protein MSKCNQEEIEVLREKIERKRLQLKKKLENEPRKNLDQAAIRLSQSLDKLLNEYTNCF; encoded by the coding sequence ATGTCTAAATGTAATCAAGAAGAAATAGAAGTGCTAAGAGAGAAGATTGAAAGGAAACGTTTACAATTAAAGAAAAAATTAGAGAATGAGCCGAGAAAAAATTTAGATCAGGCAGCAATTAGGCTAAGTCAATCGCTGGACAAGCTGTTAAATGAATATACTAACTGCTTCTAA
- a CDS encoding mannose-1-phosphate guanylyltransferase: MITPLIMAGGIGSRFWPLSRKDTPKQFLKLVDQDQSMIQATVDRISDLTSRENIFVATNQNYLADIKEHLPEIPENNITVEPMGKNTAACIGLASLYIERKDPQAVMVVLPSDHLIEDQSSYLEILNTAVEVANRGDNLVTIGIEPTNPETGYGYIAYDQDETEIKIDNAFAVEEFTEKPDYKTAESFLKQGNYLWNSGMFVWRVDTIRKMFKKYMPKLHKGLERMKEAIGTYKEEEVLIEEFKKLDSISIDYGIMEEADNIYVIPGNFGWDDVGSWSSLERFKEVDLDGNLVEGNHVGVETKNSIIHGNGKLITTVGLENVIIVETDDAIMVCDKDKAQDVKELRNKLKSEGFEDCL, encoded by the coding sequence TTGATTACCCCATTAATTATGGCTGGAGGAATTGGCAGTAGATTCTGGCCTTTGAGTAGAAAGGATACGCCTAAACAGTTTTTGAAATTAGTAGATCAAGATCAAAGCATGATTCAGGCTACTGTAGATAGAATTAGTGATTTAACTTCTCGCGAAAATATCTTCGTTGCTACTAATCAGAATTATCTGGCTGATATTAAAGAACATTTACCAGAGATTCCTGAGAATAACATTACAGTAGAACCTATGGGCAAGAATACAGCAGCCTGTATTGGACTAGCTTCATTATATATTGAAAGAAAAGATCCACAGGCAGTAATGGTTGTGCTGCCTTCAGATCATTTGATAGAAGATCAAAGTAGTTACTTAGAAATATTAAACACAGCAGTAGAAGTAGCTAATAGAGGGGATAACTTAGTAACCATTGGAATTGAACCAACAAATCCTGAAACAGGTTATGGATATATCGCCTATGATCAAGATGAAACAGAAATTAAAATTGATAATGCTTTTGCAGTAGAAGAATTTACTGAGAAGCCAGATTATAAGACGGCCGAGAGTTTTTTAAAGCAGGGTAATTATCTTTGGAATAGTGGTATGTTTGTCTGGCGAGTGGATACTATTCGCAAGATGTTTAAGAAGTATATGCCCAAGTTACATAAGGGATTAGAAAGAATGAAAGAAGCAATTGGTACTTACAAGGAAGAAGAGGTATTAATTGAAGAATTCAAGAAATTAGATAGTATTTCTATAGATTATGGGATTATGGAAGAAGCTGATAATATCTATGTTATTCCTGGGAACTTCGGTTGGGATGACGTAGGAAGTTGGTCATCTTTAGAACGTTTTAAAGAAGTAGATTTAGATGGTAACTTGGTTGAAGGAAATCATGTTGGTGTTGAAACCAAAAACTCTATTATTCACGGTAATGGTAAATTAATTACTACCGTAGGTTTAGAGAATGTAATAATTGTTGAGACCGATGATGCAATTATGGTTTGTGATAAAGATAAGGCTCAGGATGTAAAAGAATTACGGAATAAATTGAAGTCCGAGGGTTTTGAAGATTGTTTATAA
- a CDS encoding SDR family oxidoreductase, with protein MKVLVTGGAGFIGSHIVDELIKEGADVIVVDNLSTGCLDNVNSKAKFYEIDIRDEELKGVFAEQDIDYVIHQAAQIDIQKSIQEPTFDAQNNIEGTINLLEACREYKVKKIIYASSAAVYGSPEYLGIDEEHPVKPISLYGISKHTPEHYIKTYKQLYDLDYTILRYANVYGPRQDPKGEGGVISIFVDAMLEGKKPTIFGDGQQTRDFIYVKDIAQANLAALKRADNKVLNISCHTQTSINELVTEMNQILGSNLEADYEDERPGDIRHSYLTNQKAIKQLDWQPEYDLETGLRRTLTYYQEIYQAKEEIAVDKGE; from the coding sequence ATGAAAGTATTAGTTACTGGGGGAGCTGGATTTATTGGTTCCCACATTGTTGATGAATTGATTAAAGAGGGAGCAGATGTTATAGTTGTTGATAATCTATCTACTGGTTGTTTAGATAACGTGAATTCAAAGGCTAAATTCTATGAAATAGATATTAGAGATGAAGAATTAAAAGGTGTCTTTGCAGAGCAAGATATAGATTATGTAATTCATCAGGCAGCACAGATTGATATTCAAAAATCGATACAGGAGCCTACTTTTGATGCTCAGAATAATATTGAGGGGACTATCAATCTTTTGGAAGCCTGTCGAGAATATAAAGTCAAGAAGATAATTTATGCATCTTCGGCAGCTGTTTACGGGAGTCCTGAGTATTTAGGTATTGACGAAGAACATCCGGTAAAGCCAATTTCTTTGTATGGTATTTCTAAACATACTCCAGAACATTATATAAAGACTTATAAGCAGTTATATGATTTAGATTATACTATTTTAAGATATGCTAATGTCTATGGCCCGCGTCAGGACCCAAAAGGAGAAGGTGGAGTTATTTCTATCTTTGTTGATGCTATGTTAGAGGGAAAGAAACCGACTATCTTTGGTGATGGTCAACAGACTAGGGACTTTATCTATGTCAAAGATATTGCTCAGGCTAATTTAGCTGCCTTGAAGAGAGCAGATAATAAAGTTTTAAATATAAGCTGTCATACTCAGACTTCAATTAATGAGTTAGTAACAGAAATGAATCAGATACTGGGAAGTAATTTAGAAGCTGATTATGAAGATGAAAGGCCTGGAGATATTAGACATAGTTATTTAACTAATCAGAAAGCAATTAAGCAGTTAGATTGGCAGCCAGAATATGACCTAGAAACAGGATTAAGAAGAACACTTACATATTATCAAGAGATCTATCAGGCTAAAGAGGAGATAGCTGTAGATAAAGGGGAGTAG
- the galU gene encoding UTP--glucose-1-phosphate uridylyltransferase GalU: MEVKKAVIPAAGLGTRFLPATKAQPKEMLPIVDKPTIQYIVEEAVQAGIEDVIIITGRHKRAIEDHFDKSFELEVNLAEQGKVERLEMVQDISNLVDVHYVRQKEPLGLGHAILCAETFVGNEPFAVLLGDDIVKAEEPVTKQLIDTFNEKQSTIIGVQKVADEAVNKYGIVDYSNGNNGDYKVQDLIEKPSLKEAPSNIAILGRYVITPAIFDILRNTDPGKGGEIQLTDALKTLLSREDVYAHIFNGRRYDIGNKLGFLEAVVEFAFERDDIREPFKDYLLNYLPKEIKEEIYKRAASN; this comes from the coding sequence ATGGAAGTAAAGAAAGCAGTTATTCCTGCGGCAGGATTAGGAACTAGATTTCTGCCGGCAACAAAGGCGCAGCCTAAAGAAATGCTGCCTATTGTCGATAAGCCGACAATTCAATATATAGTAGAAGAGGCTGTCCAGGCAGGTATTGAAGATGTAATAATTATTACTGGTCGTCATAAACGGGCAATTGAGGATCACTTTGATAAATCATTTGAATTAGAAGTGAATCTAGCTGAACAAGGTAAAGTAGAACGATTAGAGATGGTTCAGGATATTTCTAATTTGGTTGATGTTCATTATGTCCGACAGAAAGAACCGTTAGGATTAGGACATGCTATTTTGTGTGCTGAGACTTTTGTCGGTAATGAGCCCTTTGCTGTTTTGTTAGGTGATGATATAGTTAAGGCGGAGGAACCAGTTACTAAACAGTTAATTGATACTTTTAATGAAAAGCAGTCAACAATTATTGGAGTTCAGAAGGTAGCAGATGAAGCTGTAAATAAGTACGGTATTGTTGATTATTCAAATGGAAATAATGGGGATTATAAAGTGCAGGACTTAATTGAAAAACCTTCCCTTAAGGAAGCGCCTTCTAATATTGCCATTTTAGGTCGGTATGTGATTACTCCAGCTATCTTTGATATCTTGCGAAATACTGATCCTGGCAAAGGTGGAGAGATTCAGTTGACTGATGCTTTAAAAACTCTATTAAGTCGAGAAGATGTCTATGCTCATATTTTTAATGGTCGTAGATATGACATTGGTAATAAATTAGGCTTTTTAGAAGCAGTAGTTGAATTTGCCTTTGAACGGGATGATATTAGAGAACCGTTTAAAGATTATTTATTAAATTATCTGCCGAAGGAAATAAAAGAAGAAATTTATAAACGAGCAGCTTCTAATTAA
- a CDS encoding helix-turn-helix domain-containing protein, producing MEANDRIRNLREKENLTRKELAKLIGYSEDYIYKIETGKREVSKAFLDTISRAFNIPRSYFFKDDELKYNQKTDNLDFEELIMENNINFYGEKLDKETKKNIIKLVKTAIKLKDK from the coding sequence ATGGAGGCAAATGATAGGATTAGAAATTTGAGAGAAAAAGAAAACTTAACAAGAAAAGAATTAGCCAAACTAATCGGTTACTCGGAAGACTACATCTACAAAATTGAAACAGGAAAGCGTGAAGTATCTAAAGCTTTTCTTGATACAATCAGCAGAGCTTTTAATATCCCTCGTTCCTATTTCTTTAAAGATGATGAATTAAAATATAATCAAAAAACAGATAACCTCGATTTTGAAGAATTAATTATGGAAAATAATATTAACTTTTATGGAGAAAAGCTGGATAAAGAAACTAAGAAAAATATAATTAAACTTGTAAAGACAGCCATCAAACTTAAAGATAAATAA
- a CDS encoding helix-turn-helix domain-containing protein, giving the protein MSFSERLKKLRKEYGLRQKDVAKDLNLTPSAIGFYEQGKRNPDYKILSELADYFEVSVDYLLGRTNERRLYSEKSQTQTKEANMVKETKANTLNSLQKQNNLSPNREDLIMLTKQAKKLSPEAVKALIKFITAIEED; this is encoded by the coding sequence ATGTCTTTTAGTGAACGGCTAAAAAAATTGAGAAAAGAATATGGTCTACGTCAAAAAGATGTTGCAAAAGATTTAAATTTAACCCCTTCAGCAATAGGCTTTTATGAGCAAGGAAAAAGGAACCCGGATTATAAAATACTATCCGAGTTGGCTGATTACTTTGAAGTTTCCGTCGACTACCTTCTAGGACGTACAAATGAACGTAGACTTTATAGTGAAAAAAGTCAAACCCAAACCAAGGAAGCTAATATGGTTAAAGAAACTAAAGCTAATACTTTAAATTCATTACAAAAACAAAATAATCTATCCCCTAACAGAGAAGATCTAATAATGTTAACTAAACAAGCTAAGAAATTATCGCCAGAAGCTGTTAAGGCTTTAATTAAGTTCATAACAGCTATTGAGGAAGACTAA
- a CDS encoding DASS family sodium-coupled anion symporter: MFGQLKRLIAACGILFFIVILLLPSPEGLSIAGKNSFAVFVLCLSLWISQMLPLSVTGLLGIALMPLLNILGVEETFALFGNKAIFFILGALILAAGIYQTGLGTRIASKIIGTFGKSPRQLLVGILLSSGFLSCIMPEHAVAALLFPIVLEVATILELKPLESNYGKLLFFAMAWGAIVGGITTFLGGARNLLAVGLLEKQYNISIGFFEWIKYSWPMPALLLAIISFMMTKVFEIDISNIDKADQELKKRLEKAGEMSIKEKKLSVVLFIVICSWLFLSQIIDISVIAILGGVLTFVAGIVEWQDIEDYINWSVLLMYGGAIVVATSLVKTGATEWLSEIFFAQLELSPFIFLVCLVIFTNLLTEGVSNVAAVAIVLPLAYSIGEAYSINPIIITLSVALPGGLAFMLPMGTPPNAIAFSSGFYRVQDAVKFGIMLDIIAWLVYILVAKFYWPLIGLQITL; the protein is encoded by the coding sequence GTGTTCGGACAATTAAAAAGACTAATTGCTGCCTGTGGTATTCTTTTTTTTATTGTTATTTTATTATTACCTTCTCCGGAAGGATTATCGATAGCTGGTAAAAATTCATTTGCTGTCTTTGTACTCTGTTTAAGCCTTTGGATTAGCCAGATGCTTCCATTATCAGTTACAGGATTATTAGGTATAGCTTTAATGCCTTTGCTTAATATTTTAGGTGTAGAAGAAACCTTTGCTTTATTTGGTAATAAAGCAATCTTTTTTATTTTAGGAGCTTTAATTTTAGCGGCAGGTATTTATCAGACAGGTTTGGGAACTAGAATTGCTTCTAAAATTATTGGCACCTTTGGAAAGAGTCCTAGACAACTGTTAGTTGGCATTTTATTATCTTCAGGTTTTTTATCTTGTATTATGCCTGAACATGCTGTAGCTGCGTTATTATTTCCGATTGTATTAGAAGTAGCTACTATTTTGGAGCTAAAGCCACTTGAAAGTAATTACGGTAAGCTGTTATTTTTTGCTATGGCTTGGGGAGCTATTGTCGGTGGAATTACTACTTTTTTGGGTGGAGCCCGAAATCTATTAGCTGTTGGTTTGTTAGAAAAGCAGTATAACATTTCTATTGGTTTCTTTGAGTGGATCAAGTATTCTTGGCCGATGCCTGCTTTGCTTTTAGCAATTATTTCTTTTATGATGACGAAAGTATTTGAAATTGATATTTCCAATATAGATAAAGCAGATCAAGAATTAAAAAAACGCCTTGAAAAAGCAGGAGAAATGTCTATAAAAGAGAAGAAATTAAGTGTGGTTTTATTTATAGTTATTTGTAGTTGGTTATTTTTATCCCAGATAATTGATATATCAGTCATTGCTATTTTGGGTGGAGTCTTGACTTTTGTTGCTGGTATAGTAGAATGGCAGGATATTGAAGATTATATTAATTGGAGTGTTCTTTTAATGTATGGAGGAGCAATAGTTGTTGCTACTTCTTTGGTGAAAACAGGCGCTACAGAGTGGCTATCGGAGATTTTCTTTGCTCAGTTAGAGTTGTCTCCATTTATCTTTTTAGTCTGTTTAGTTATTTTCACTAATCTGTTGACAGAAGGAGTTAGTAATGTAGCAGCAGTAGCTATTGTTCTGCCTTTAGCTTATAGTATAGGAGAAGCTTACAGCATTAATCCGATTATAATTACTCTTTCAGTAGCCTTGCCTGGGGGGCTAGCTTTTATGCTGCCTATGGGGACACCGCCTAATGCTATTGCCTTTTCTTCCGGTTTTTACCGAGTGCAGGATGCTGTTAAATTTGGGATTATGTTAGATATTATAGCTTGGTTAGTTTATATATTGGTAGCCAAATTTTATTGGCCGCTAATTGGGTTACAGATTACTCTATAA
- a CDS encoding Wzz/FepE/Etk N-terminal domain-containing protein has translation MNEENDSAINRDYYDEYEIDLREYIQVLWNGKEIVIGIFIIAVLAAGIISNYFIAPIYKTEATIQLSNVQQLPNQVESVAQFLQQEQGDIKLKNELQNNYTDVNSAVEILKSTKLIAPIMKELGKNYNLSELKSYIDKNINITNGSNKNINITIKSKDPELAYKLTNNIINNFKADSKKYYNEIVTEQESYLKTIEKEIERLDKRLVMTNETIDKINQSSVETLEKSILLDGLASKLNTYQQQRNELLERKYRLKYVLSTYHPFEILNPPYMPEEPVSPNIKLNIAIASVLGLMLGVFIVFVKEFMAESNNIVIKD, from the coding sequence GTGAACGAAGAAAATGATTCAGCAATTAATCGAGATTATTATGATGAATATGAAATAGACTTACGAGAATATATACAGGTATTATGGAATGGAAAAGAGATCGTTATTGGAATATTTATAATAGCAGTTTTGGCAGCAGGAATTATAAGTAATTATTTTATAGCACCTATTTATAAGACTGAAGCTACTATTCAATTATCTAATGTACAGCAGTTACCTAATCAAGTTGAAAGTGTTGCTCAGTTTTTGCAGCAAGAACAAGGAGATATTAAATTAAAGAATGAGTTGCAAAACAATTATACTGATGTAAATAGTGCAGTTGAAATTTTAAAAAGTACTAAATTGATTGCTCCTATTATGAAGGAATTAGGCAAAAATTATAATTTATCAGAACTAAAGTCTTATATTGATAAGAATATAAATATTACAAATGGTAGTAACAAGAATATAAATATTACAATCAAAAGTAAAGATCCTGAATTAGCTTATAAATTAACAAATAATATTATTAATAATTTCAAAGCAGATTCAAAAAAGTATTATAATGAGATAGTTACTGAACAGGAATCTTATTTAAAGACTATAGAAAAAGAAATAGAAAGATTAGACAAAAGATTGGTAATGACCAATGAAACAATAGATAAGATTAATCAAAGTTCTGTGGAAACACTTGAAAAGAGTATTTTACTTGACGGACTTGCTTCTAAACTGAATACATATCAGCAACAGAGAAATGAATTATTAGAGAGAAAATATAGGCTTAAGTATGTTTTATCAACTTATCATCCGTTTGAGATATTAAATCCACCATATATGCCAGAAGAACCTGTTAGTCCTAATATCAAGCTTAATATAGCGATTGCTAGTGTATTAGGACTGATGTTAGGAGTTTTTATAGTTTTTGTTAAGGAATTCATGGCCGAAAGTAATAACATTGTGATTAAAGATTAA
- a CDS encoding phospho-sugar mutase, with translation MSYKERYHQWLDDNYFDQETKEELESIAGDEAEIEDRFYTDLEFGTGGMRGVIGAGTNRINKYTIRKATQGLANYILKQLERAKDQGVVIAHDSRFKSSEFALETAAVLNGNGIKIYLFSELRPTPELSFAVRELGAAAGIVITASHNPAEYNGYKVYWSDEGQIVPRRAEGITAEIEEITDYTAIKHFNREKAKKEGLFKVIGAEIDDRYIEKLKTLVNNPEVISEIDSDFKIIYTPLHGSGNKLVPRILKEIGFSDVQIVPEQKEPDPNFPTVDYPNPEEKSVFKLALEMAEEEKPDLILGTDPDADRLGLLLRRNDDYISLTGNQIGVLLMDYLLSQRKKQQNLPNNGAVVKTIVTTELARDIAEEYGVGVIDTLTGFKFIGEKIKEFEESNEQEFLFGFEESYGYLAGTFVRDKDAVMAAALVAEMAAYYKAKGLDLYQKLEKLMDRHGYYLDDLESIVLKGKEGQQQIEKILDTLRSQGPKRINGRKVTAVRDYLTGIGDLPKSNVLQFDLEDGSKLTIRPSGTEPKLKLYFTAVGESWKEAENKLSKLKDELLNMVQDII, from the coding sequence ATGTCTTACAAAGAAAGATATCACCAGTGGTTAGATGATAACTATTTTGATCAGGAAACTAAAGAAGAATTAGAGTCTATTGCTGGTGATGAAGCAGAGATTGAGGACCGATTTTATACTGATCTTGAGTTCGGTACTGGTGGAATGAGAGGCGTGATTGGAGCTGGAACTAATCGAATTAATAAATATACTATTAGAAAGGCTACTCAGGGGTTAGCTAATTATATTTTAAAGCAGTTAGAAAGGGCTAAAGACCAAGGAGTAGTTATTGCCCATGACTCTCGTTTTAAGTCTAGTGAATTTGCTTTAGAGACAGCAGCTGTTTTAAATGGGAATGGAATTAAGATTTATCTATTTTCTGAGCTGAGACCTACACCTGAGCTATCTTTTGCAGTTAGAGAGTTAGGGGCTGCGGCTGGTATAGTGATTACTGCTAGTCATAACCCAGCAGAATATAATGGCTATAAAGTATATTGGAGTGATGAGGGACAGATAGTACCTAGACGAGCAGAAGGAATTACTGCGGAAATAGAAGAAATTACAGATTATACTGCAATTAAGCATTTTAATCGAGAAAAAGCTAAGAAAGAAGGACTATTTAAGGTTATCGGAGCTGAGATTGATGATAGATATATAGAAAAGTTAAAGACTTTAGTTAATAATCCGGAAGTGATTAGTGAAATAGATTCTGATTTTAAGATTATTTACACTCCTTTACACGGCAGCGGTAATAAGCTAGTTCCGAGGATACTAAAAGAAATTGGTTTTAGTGATGTTCAGATAGTTCCTGAGCAAAAAGAACCAGATCCTAACTTTCCTACTGTTGATTATCCTAACCCAGAAGAAAAATCGGTATTTAAACTGGCTTTAGAGATGGCTGAAGAGGAGAAACCTGATTTAATTTTAGGTACTGATCCGGATGCTGATAGATTAGGTCTTTTACTGCGGCGTAATGATGATTACATATCATTAACCGGAAATCAAATTGGCGTCTTATTAATGGATTATCTTTTATCTCAACGGAAAAAACAACAGAATCTGCCTAATAATGGAGCTGTGGTAAAGACAATAGTTACTACTGAATTAGCAAGAGATATTGCCGAGGAATATGGAGTTGGGGTAATAGATACTTTAACTGGTTTTAAATTTATTGGGGAGAAAATTAAAGAGTTTGAAGAAAGTAATGAACAGGAATTTTTATTTGGCTTTGAAGAAAGCTATGGTTACTTAGCTGGTACTTTTGTTCGAGATAAAGATGCAGTAATGGCTGCAGCTTTGGTAGCAGAGATGGCAGCTTACTATAAAGCTAAGGGGTTAGATCTTTATCAGAAGTTAGAGAAATTAATGGATAGGCACGGATATTACCTTGATGATTTAGAATCTATTGTCTTAAAAGGAAAAGAAGGACAGCAGCAGATAGAAAAGATTCTTGATACTTTACGTAGTCAGGGTCCAAAACGGATTAATGGAAGAAAAGTTACTGCAGTTAGAGATTACTTAACTGGAATAGGAGATTTACCTAAATCAAATGTATTGCAGTTTGATCTAGAGGACGGCAGTAAGCTAACAATACGTCCTTCTGGAACAGAACCTAAACTTAAATTATACTTTACTGCTGTAGGTGAAAGTTGGAAAGAAGCTGAGAATAAATTAAGCAAATTAAAGGATGAATTATTAAATATGGTACAGGATATTATTTAG
- a CDS encoding tyrosine-protein phosphatase, translating to MIDVHTHILPGVDDGLKSKREVLKVATKAFNQGIKKIVATPHYLPGKDNLSFSEIKDKVFHLQKFLEEKGFNLVLLPGVEVYITPNVIKQVQQGIIKGLNNSRYILVELPLYRIPDYTDDIFFDLQVLGYTPIIAHPERYKRVRQDPNLLYHWINEGMLAQLDAGSLLGRFGSQVKKTAEILVRHNMVQLIGSDLHSTNQRDECLPEAMNYLKKLIGEQVNEYIRNAQLVINNQELRVSQPKYYKKRKGFLGGLI from the coding sequence ATGATAGATGTACATACTCACATTTTACCTGGAGTTGATGATGGTTTAAAGAGTAAAAGAGAAGTATTAAAAGTGGCAACTAAGGCATTTAATCAGGGAATAAAAAAGATAGTAGCTACGCCTCACTATTTACCTGGAAAAGATAACTTATCCTTTTCGGAAATAAAAGATAAAGTTTTTCATTTACAGAAGTTTTTAGAGGAAAAAGGATTTAATTTAGTTTTGCTGCCTGGAGTTGAAGTTTATATTACACCAAATGTAATTAAGCAGGTTCAACAGGGAATAATCAAAGGACTTAATAATAGTCGATATATTTTAGTAGAATTACCTTTATATCGAATTCCTGATTATACTGATGATATCTTTTTTGATCTACAAGTACTTGGTTATACCCCTATAATTGCTCATCCAGAGCGTTATAAACGGGTTAGACAAGATCCTAATTTGCTTTATCATTGGATTAATGAGGGGATGTTAGCTCAATTAGATGCCGGAAGTTTATTAGGAAGGTTTGGATCACAGGTAAAAAAAACAGCAGAAATTTTAGTAAGACATAATATGGTGCAATTAATTGGATCTGATCTTCATTCTACTAATCAAAGAGATGAATGTTTACCTGAAGCTATGAATTATTTGAAGAAATTGATTGGAGAGCAAGTTAATGAATATATTAGGAACGCTCAATTAGTAATTAATAATCAAGAATTAAGAGTGAGTCAACCAAAATATTATAAAAAACGAAAGGGCTTTTTGGGAGGACTAATATGA
- a CDS encoding capsule assembly Wzi family protein — MFKKIMSILIFIFMLTSLFLPYTCKAKNSNLRNIPLHKKRIYDQISFLEVRGCIDPILTGTKPITYGDLREVIQEVDLKKVTGIEKEVVKLLLAELDGGTPLIQLGDKAVNLEGDFIVRYPSDLVLVNRTKRLDEISDEPHFILNSKMWFQPYPFLFGETGVRFHRSSSQGEEYITPAYAKLDLGPVNFEVGEDTIQWGPGYFGSLSLSGNSRLPIALGSNEWFLDNPEMDIFRIRGKVNNFKVTYFTARDSEEWEHFSSSRPDEPFISGLRTDIRLTKYLTVGAGDIAISYDSFETGVLIEDPLAYFTDLVESPQKEENINLMGSCDFTLTVPDLGKFYGEYIWDSTLEQDDLADYNATNSGAKTGILVGAYFPIKTDNALYEIRVEHTDIDDTVYTFPLDSNLEYRYKDRWLGHWAGPDSRSTVVEVSTHRIDEWEGAVRLTNVHSDRDFALGQDIWITTMEVAKNINEDFKVTGYLQYRNKDIEQIAGKTGFGLELQYDF; from the coding sequence TTGTTTAAAAAGATAATGTCAATATTAATTTTTATATTTATGTTGACGTCTTTATTTCTGCCTTACACCTGTAAAGCAAAGAATAGTAATTTAAGAAATATTCCTCTACATAAAAAGAGGATTTATGATCAAATTAGTTTTCTTGAGGTTAGAGGTTGTATAGATCCTATTCTTACTGGGACTAAGCCCATAACCTATGGTGATTTAAGAGAGGTTATCCAAGAAGTAGATTTAAAGAAGGTAACTGGAATAGAAAAAGAGGTAGTTAAATTATTATTGGCTGAACTAGATGGAGGAACTCCTTTAATTCAGCTAGGAGATAAAGCAGTTAATTTAGAGGGAGATTTTATTGTTAGATATCCATCTGATTTGGTTTTAGTTAATAGAACTAAGAGATTAGATGAAATTAGCGATGAGCCTCATTTTATACTTAATTCTAAAATGTGGTTTCAGCCTTATCCCTTTCTTTTTGGAGAAACAGGAGTTAGATTTCATCGAAGTAGTTCTCAAGGAGAAGAATATATTACTCCGGCTTATGCTAAGTTAGATTTGGGTCCTGTAAATTTTGAGGTAGGAGAGGATACAATCCAATGGGGACCAGGATATTTTGGCTCTTTATCATTATCTGGTAATTCTCGGTTACCTATTGCTCTTGGTTCTAATGAGTGGTTTCTTGATAATCCTGAGATGGATATATTTCGAATTAGGGGAAAAGTAAATAATTTTAAAGTTACTTACTTTACAGCAAGGGATAGTGAGGAATGGGAACATTTTTCTTCGTCGCGACCAGACGAGCCATTTATTTCTGGACTTCGAACTGATATTAGGTTAACTAAATATTTAACTGTTGGTGCTGGGGATATAGCAATTTCTTATGATTCCTTTGAAACGGGGGTATTAATTGAAGATCCTTTAGCTTACTTTACAGATTTGGTTGAAAGTCCTCAAAAAGAAGAAAACATAAACTTAATGGGAAGTTGCGATTTTACTTTAACTGTTCCAGACTTAGGAAAATTTTATGGTGAATATATCTGGGATTCTACTCTTGAACAGGATGATTTAGCTGATTATAATGCAACTAACTCAGGTGCTAAGACTGGTATATTAGTAGGGGCTTATTTTCCCATTAAAACCGATAATGCACTATATGAAATTAGAGTAGAACATACAGATATAGATGATACAGTTTATACTTTTCCTCTGGATTCAAATTTAGAGTATAGATATAAAGATAGATGGCTAGGACATTGGGCTGGTCCGGATTCAAGATCGACAGTTGTTGAAGTTTCGACTCATAGAATTGATGAGTGGGAAGGGGCTGTAAGACTTACAAATGTTCATAGTGATAGAGATTTTGCTTTAGGACAAGACATTTGGATTACAACTATGGAAGTAGCTAAGAACATAAATGAAGATTTTAAAGTTACTGGTTATTTACAGTATAGAAATAAAGATATAGAGCAGATAGCAGGGAAAACTGGCTTTGGATTAGAATTGCAGTATGATTTTTAA